A genome region from Paracoccus stylophorae includes the following:
- a CDS encoding nitrate reductase subunit alpha — translation MSHFVDRLTFFRAKREKYSEGHGITTNESRAWEDAYRKRWAADKIVRSTHGVNCTGSCSWKIYVKGGIVTWETQQTDYPRTRPDLPNHEPRGCPRGASYSWYLYSGTRVKYPLARARLIRHWRAARAQMSPVAAWRSIVEDADKRRDWVSKRGRGGFVRVSWDEINEMIAAANAYTVREYGPDRVAGFSPIPAMSMISYAAGSRYLSLLGGTILSFYDWYCDLPPSSPQTWGEQTDVPESADWYNAGFLLVWGSNVPMTRAPDAHFYSEVRYRGAKSAVIAPDYNEAAKFADIWLHPKQGTDAALALALGHVALREFYLDRKSEYFTDYTRKYSDFPLLVTLSERNGQLVPDRMLRAADLPDALGETNNPDWKAVGIDENSGELVAPLGSSGYRWGESGKWNLEEKDGQGRDIRLTLTLADRHDAIEPVGFPYFGGTAAHDWTATAHEQVLTRNIPVREIATRDGGRVKVATVFDLYCANYGLDRGFGGENVATDYNDDVPFTPAWAEKVTGVKRDAIIQIAREFAQNAETTQGRSMVILGAGLNHWYHMDMSYRGIIQLLVMCGCIGKSGGGWAHYVGQEKLRPQTGWLPLAFALDWTRPPRQMNGTSFFYAHSDQWRYESMKVSELLSPTAPEGDWSGAMIDYNVRAERMGWLPSAPQLHQNPLTVGAELAKEGGNAGEAVAAKLKSKELSFANADPDHPRNWPRNMFFWRSNVLGASGKGHEYFLKHFIGSMHGVIGTDTAEGLVRPDEVVWHDKAPVGKLDLMVNIDFRMSTTSLYSDIVLPTATWYEKHDLNTTDMHPFIHPLTAAVDPSWEARSDWNIFRGLAQAFSEVAPEVLGVEHDVVLTPIQHDSPGELAQPYVPQDWGRGECEPVPGKTMPSVALVERNYPEVFARFTSLGPALEKLGNGSKGLNWDTGHEVDLLGRLNGTVADGPAKGRPKIDADIDACETILMLAPETNGEVALKAWAALSKATGRSHAHLAEGKEEEKIRFRDVVSQPRKIVSSPTWSGIESEKVCYNAGWTNVHELIPWRTLTGRQQLYQDHHWMRAFGEAFVTWKPPIDTRSVAAALGKLPNGNKEIQLNFLTPHQKWGIHSTYTENLIMLSLNRGGPAVWISEDDAREAGIVDNDWIEAFNINGALTARAIVSQRIMPGSCIMYHAQEKLVNVVGSEMTGQRGGIHNSVTRINMKPTHMIGGYAQLAYGFNYYGTVGANRDEIVILRKMSKVNWFDKASHDPAEDGAADESRSAPMQDTTGAQA, via the coding sequence ATGAGCCATTTCGTCGACCGCCTGACCTTCTTCCGCGCCAAGCGTGAAAAATATTCCGAAGGTCACGGCATCACCACGAACGAAAGCCGCGCATGGGAGGACGCCTATCGCAAGCGTTGGGCGGCCGACAAGATCGTGCGTTCGACCCACGGCGTGAACTGCACCGGGTCCTGTTCCTGGAAGATCTATGTCAAGGGCGGCATCGTGACATGGGAAACGCAGCAGACCGACTATCCGCGCACCCGCCCGGACCTGCCCAACCACGAACCGCGCGGCTGCCCGCGCGGGGCCAGCTATTCCTGGTATCTCTATTCCGGGACGCGGGTGAAATATCCGCTGGCGCGCGCCCGGCTGATCCGCCACTGGCGCGCGGCGCGGGCCCAGATGAGCCCGGTCGCGGCATGGCGCTCGATCGTCGAGGATGCCGACAAGCGTCGCGACTGGGTGTCGAAACGCGGGCGCGGCGGCTTTGTGCGCGTCAGCTGGGACGAGATCAACGAGATGATCGCCGCCGCTAACGCCTATACGGTGCGCGAATACGGCCCCGACCGGGTGGCGGGCTTCTCGCCCATTCCGGCGATGTCGATGATCTCCTACGCCGCCGGCAGCCGCTATCTCAGCCTGTTGGGCGGGACGATCCTCAGCTTCTATGACTGGTATTGCGACCTGCCGCCGTCCAGTCCGCAGACCTGGGGCGAACAGACGGACGTGCCGGAATCGGCCGACTGGTACAATGCCGGCTTTCTGCTGGTCTGGGGGTCGAACGTCCCGATGACGCGGGCGCCCGATGCGCATTTCTATTCCGAGGTGCGCTATCGCGGCGCGAAATCGGCGGTGATCGCGCCCGATTATAACGAGGCGGCCAAATTCGCCGATATCTGGCTGCATCCGAAGCAGGGCACCGATGCGGCCCTGGCGCTGGCGCTGGGCCATGTCGCGCTGCGCGAGTTCTATCTTGACCGGAAGTCGGAATATTTCACCGACTATACGCGCAAATATTCCGATTTCCCGCTGCTTGTGACGCTGAGCGAACGAAACGGACAGCTTGTGCCCGACCGGATGCTGCGCGCCGCCGATCTGCCCGATGCGTTGGGCGAGACCAACAACCCCGACTGGAAGGCGGTCGGCATCGACGAGAACAGCGGTGAACTGGTCGCGCCCCTTGGGTCCTCGGGCTATCGCTGGGGCGAATCGGGCAAGTGGAACCTGGAGGAAAAGGACGGCCAGGGCCGCGACATCCGGCTGACGCTGACGCTGGCCGACCGTCACGACGCCATCGAGCCGGTCGGATTCCCCTATTTCGGCGGAACGGCCGCGCATGACTGGACCGCGACCGCCCACGAACAGGTCCTGACCCGCAACATTCCCGTGCGCGAGATCGCGACCAGGGATGGCGGCCGGGTCAAGGTGGCGACGGTGTTCGACCTTTATTGCGCCAATTACGGGCTGGACCGGGGCTTTGGCGGCGAGAACGTCGCCACGGATTACAACGACGATGTGCCGTTCACCCCTGCCTGGGCCGAGAAGGTGACGGGGGTCAAGCGTGATGCGATCATCCAGATCGCGCGTGAATTCGCCCAGAACGCGGAAACCACGCAGGGCCGGTCGATGGTGATCCTGGGGGCCGGGCTGAACCACTGGTATCACATGGACATGAGCTATCGCGGCATCATCCAGCTTCTGGTGATGTGCGGCTGCATCGGCAAGTCGGGCGGTGGCTGGGCGCATTACGTGGGCCAGGAAAAGCTGCGCCCGCAGACCGGCTGGCTGCCCCTGGCCTTCGCGCTGGACTGGACGCGGCCGCCGCGGCAGATGAACGGCACCAGCTTCTTCTATGCCCACAGCGATCAGTGGCGATACGAATCGATGAAGGTGTCCGAGCTTCTGTCGCCCACCGCACCCGAAGGCGACTGGTCCGGCGCGATGATCGACTACAACGTGCGCGCCGAACGGATGGGCTGGCTGCCCTCGGCGCCGCAGCTGCACCAGAACCCGCTGACGGTCGGTGCGGAGCTGGCCAAGGAAGGCGGCAATGCCGGCGAGGCCGTGGCCGCGAAGCTGAAATCGAAAGAGCTGAGCTTTGCGAATGCCGATCCCGACCATCCCCGGAACTGGCCGCGCAACATGTTCTTCTGGCGCTCGAACGTGCTGGGGGCCAGCGGCAAGGGCCACGAATATTTCCTCAAGCATTTCATCGGCTCGATGCATGGCGTGATCGGCACCGACACGGCCGAGGGGCTGGTGCGCCCCGACGAGGTCGTCTGGCACGACAAGGCGCCGGTCGGAAAGCTTGACCTGATGGTGAACATCGATTTCCGCATGTCCACCACCAGCCTCTATTCCGACATCGTGCTGCCGACCGCGACCTGGTACGAGAAACACGATCTCAACACCACGGACATGCATCCCTTCATCCACCCGCTGACGGCCGCCGTGGACCCGTCATGGGAGGCGCGCAGCGACTGGAACATCTTCCGCGGTCTGGCGCAGGCGTTTTCCGAGGTCGCCCCCGAAGTGCTGGGCGTCGAACATGACGTCGTGCTGACCCCGATCCAGCACGACAGCCCGGGCGAGCTTGCCCAGCCCTACGTGCCGCAGGACTGGGGTCGCGGCGAATGCGAACCGGTCCCCGGCAAGACGATGCCAAGCGTGGCCCTGGTCGAGCGGAACTATCCCGAGGTCTTTGCCCGCTTCACCTCGCTTGGGCCGGCGCTGGAAAAGCTGGGCAACGGATCGAAGGGGTTGAACTGGGACACCGGGCATGAGGTCGACCTGCTGGGCCGGCTGAACGGAACCGTCGCCGACGGCCCGGCCAAGGGCCGCCCGAAGATCGACGCCGATATCGACGCCTGCGAAACGATCCTGATGCTGGCGCCGGAAACCAACGGCGAGGTGGCCCTGAAGGCCTGGGCGGCGCTGTCGAAGGCGACGGGGCGCAGCCATGCGCATCTGGCCGAGGGCAAGGAAGAGGAAAAGATCCGTTTCCGCGACGTCGTCAGCCAGCCGCGCAAGATCGTCAGCAGCCCGACCTGGTCCGGGATCGAAAGCGAAAAGGTCTGCTATAACGCCGGCTGGACCAACGTGCACGAACTGATCCCGTGGCGGACCCTGACCGGACGGCAGCAGCTTTACCAGGATCATCACTGGATGCGGGCATTCGGCGAGGCGTTCGTGACGTGGAAGCCGCCCATCGACACCCGCAGCGTTGCCGCGGCACTGGGCAAGCTGCCCAACGGGAACAAGGAAATCCAGCTGAACTTCCTGACGCCGCACCAGAAATGGGGCATCCACTCGACCTATACCGAGAACCTCATCATGCTCAGCCTCAACCGCGGCGGTCCCGCCGTCTGGATCAGCGAGGACGACGCCCGCGAAGCCGGGATCGTCGACAATGACTGGATCGAGGCGTTCAACATAAACGGCGCGCTGACGGCGCGGGCCATCGTCAGCCAGCGGATCATGCCCGGTTCCTGCATCATGTATCACGCGCAGGAAAAGCTGGTGAACGTGGTGGGCTCGGAGATGACCGGCCAGCGCGGCGGCATCCACAACTCGGTCACGCGGATCAACATGAAGCCCACCCACATGATCGGCGGCTATGCGCAGCTTGCCTATGGCTTCAACTATTACGGCACCGTCGGCGCGAACCGCGACGAGATTGTGATCCTGCGCAAGATGAGCAAGGTCAACTGGTTCGACAAGGCCTCGCACGACCCGGCCGAGGATGGCGCGGCCGACGAAAGCCGATCCGCCCCCATGCAGGACACGACAGGAGCACAGGCATGA
- a CDS encoding tetratricopeptide repeat protein: MPRLTLRLMGPVEMVGPDGENLNPRGMKARGALAIIGASHGMRVTRSRLQDLLFSDRDPEHGNASLRQVLREIRLALGKYRDTLTTGPGWVGLDGDMLALDLTARLSLDGQVPEFASDLDIDDPEFEDWIRDVRQHMAAHAPVVSSAPGPDDRFPTIVARPAAGVDEGAAVMAEMIMSEALGRVADLLPVEVVTDRSQAAGSALIVESLASRSDDDFDLVVKITHQPSGRIMFSRRFQWQMRDVTAKMHEFAANVCLAVVRVMDAAATYDAVLSISFSDIFSFTKDRLLRADRTLANVGERINPAVVLSLRAWLRSTLTFERLTDDPLGTLAEAADLSAQARDQGPLNATAFAVSSFVESYLAHPHVDINKRHSELAFEFASRAVQLDPQNPMARLAYSRSLSRIRRFDQAAAEAQAGLQSAYSNLNPANWHMEIGLASLQRGDYTNALRHLEAVHQHAPDNRPALRFLSALRFHLNDQAGAQQALQSLKKLEPDFTLELMASPSYPVDSLREGKLLGITRSGLI; encoded by the coding sequence ATGCCAAGGCTGACACTTCGGCTGATGGGGCCGGTCGAAATGGTCGGCCCCGACGGCGAAAACCTGAATCCGCGCGGCATGAAGGCGCGCGGGGCGCTGGCCATCATCGGCGCATCCCACGGCATGCGCGTCACCCGGTCCCGGTTGCAGGATCTGCTGTTCAGCGACCGCGACCCCGAACACGGCAATGCCAGCCTGCGTCAGGTGCTGCGCGAGATTCGTCTCGCCCTGGGCAAATATCGCGACACCCTGACGACGGGACCGGGCTGGGTCGGGCTGGATGGCGACATGCTTGCGCTGGACCTGACCGCAAGACTGTCGCTGGACGGGCAGGTTCCCGAATTCGCGTCCGATCTGGATATCGACGACCCCGAATTCGAGGACTGGATCCGCGATGTCCGTCAGCACATGGCGGCCCACGCCCCGGTCGTGTCCTCCGCGCCCGGACCCGACGACCGTTTTCCGACCATCGTCGCCCGGCCCGCCGCCGGCGTGGACGAGGGCGCGGCGGTCATGGCCGAGATGATCATGTCCGAGGCTTTGGGCCGCGTCGCCGATCTGCTGCCGGTCGAGGTGGTGACGGATCGCAGCCAGGCCGCGGGATCGGCGCTGATCGTCGAATCCCTTGCCAGCCGCAGCGACGACGATTTCGATCTGGTCGTGAAGATCACCCATCAGCCCAGCGGGCGGATCATGTTCTCGCGCCGCTTTCAGTGGCAGATGCGGGACGTGACCGCCAAGATGCACGAATTCGCGGCGAATGTGTGTCTGGCGGTGGTGCGGGTGATGGATGCCGCCGCGACCTATGACGCGGTTCTCAGCATCTCGTTCTCGGACATTTTCAGCTTTACCAAGGACCGGCTGCTGCGGGCGGACCGGACGCTTGCCAATGTCGGAGAGCGGATCAACCCGGCGGTGGTGCTGTCGCTGCGGGCGTGGCTGCGCAGCACGCTGACATTCGAAAGGCTGACCGACGATCCGCTGGGCACGCTGGCCGAGGCCGCCGATCTGTCGGCGCAGGCGCGGGATCAGGGGCCGCTGAACGCGACGGCGTTCGCGGTCAGCTCGTTCGTCGAATCCTATTTGGCGCACCCGCATGTCGACATCAACAAGCGTCACAGCGAACTGGCCTTCGAATTCGCCAGCCGCGCGGTGCAGCTGGACCCGCAGAACCCGATGGCGCGGCTGGCCTATTCGCGGTCGCTGTCGCGCATCCGCCGGTTCGATCAGGCCGCGGCCGAGGCGCAGGCGGGTCTGCAAAGCGCGTATTCCAACCTGAACCCGGCGAACTGGCACATGGAAATCGGGCTGGCCTCGTTGCAGCGCGGGGATTACACGAACGCGCTGCGCCATCTTGAGGCGGTGCATCAGCACGCGCCCGACAACCGGCCCGCGCTGCGGTTCCTGTCGGCCCTGCGCTTTCACCTGAACGATCAGGCCGGCGCGCAACAGGCGCTGCAATCGCTGAAAAAGCTGGAACCCGATTTCACGCTGGAGTTGATGGCCAGCCCCAGCTATCCGGTCGATTCGCTGCGCGAGGGGAAACTGCTGGGGATCACGCGATCCGGGCTGATCTAG
- a CDS encoding phosphatase PAP2 family protein, which yields MSILNANNANNANNANNANNANNANNANAIGNGGPSPLLTAALMRSRDAIAGAELITPASGEPSALDMAQRLRRLAGDDRAAVLTGELLEDLSFEFAPDDPDQTTTRMVTVLRRAAGGDARNASYTPLVAITRPGLDDFRNAVQIVANYAELRADRLAEIQTQTQVLVPFFASILPIEPGRSDNILEMLAMAQDMATFVVMRVKLALGCPRVTQFSDRIQPMIACPTHATLPSGHATQAFTLATVLSLLQDPGAEVAADSQLYRLACRIAINRTVAGVHFPADSAAGAILGIQLGRYLAARAYAPDADGQVGSASFDGTEFKDGDRAQDFHYDILNRMLDPDHPQHVPSASFPDDASGARPAPMWRSVCAAALGEWQNRWS from the coding sequence ATGTCTATCCTTAACGCTAACAACGCCAACAATGCAAATAATGCCAACAACGCCAATAATGCGAATAACGCCAATAATGCAAATGCCATCGGAAATGGCGGCCCCTCGCCGCTGCTGACCGCGGCCCTGATGCGCAGCCGGGACGCCATCGCCGGGGCCGAGCTGATCACGCCTGCCTCTGGCGAACCCTCGGCGCTGGACATGGCGCAGCGGTTGCGGCGGCTGGCGGGCGATGATCGCGCGGCGGTGCTGACCGGCGAATTGCTGGAGGATCTGTCGTTCGAGTTTGCACCTGACGACCCGGACCAGACGACCACGCGCATGGTGACGGTGCTGCGCCGGGCGGCGGGGGGCGACGCGCGGAACGCAAGCTATACGCCGCTGGTGGCGATCACCCGGCCCGGCCTCGACGATTTCCGCAATGCGGTGCAGATCGTCGCCAACTATGCCGAGTTGCGGGCCGACCGGCTGGCCGAGATCCAGACCCAGACACAGGTTCTGGTGCCGTTCTTCGCCAGCATCCTGCCGATCGAGCCGGGCCGGTCGGACAACATCCTTGAAATGCTGGCGATGGCGCAGGACATGGCGACCTTCGTGGTGATGCGCGTCAAGCTGGCGCTTGGATGCCCGCGCGTGACGCAGTTCAGCGACCGCATCCAGCCGATGATCGCCTGCCCCACCCACGCCACGCTGCCCAGCGGCCATGCGACGCAGGCGTTCACATTGGCCACCGTTCTCAGTCTGTTGCAGGACCCCGGCGCAGAGGTTGCCGCAGACAGCCAGCTTTACCGGCTGGCCTGCCGGATCGCGATCAACCGCACCGTCGCCGGCGTGCATTTCCCCGCCGACAGCGCGGCCGGCGCGATCCTGGGCATCCAGCTGGGCCGGTATCTGGCCGCGCGCGCTTATGCGCCGGACGCGGACGGGCAGGTCGGATCGGCCAGCTTCGACGGCACCGAATTCAAGGATGGCGACCGCGCGCAGGATTTCCATTACGACATCCTGAACCGGATGCTGGACCCCGATCACCCCCAGCACGTGCCCTCGGCCAGCTTTCCCGACGACGCCAGCGGCGCGCGGCCCGCGCCGATGTGGCGCTCGGTCTGCGCGGCGGCGCTTGGGGAATGGCAGAACAGGTGGAGCTGA
- a CDS encoding PqiC family protein, which translates to MTKRISAALILTTLALTACSNPEKTGRFLIDPPATGAQVANRLGTAELKDVSLPEYAADQEVMWQTADGAVRSSPDNLWADGPRRAFTLALARSISDQSGATVIGEPWPLAEPPQRVLEVRVEKALAQANGVYRLSGRYFVADAAGGAANHARSFDISVPLASDDPSAIAAALSQAIAQLARQIATLSGPGRTIATRAATADPFALDPLF; encoded by the coding sequence ATGACAAAACGCATATCCGCCGCGCTGATCCTGACGACGCTGGCGCTGACGGCCTGTTCGAACCCCGAAAAGACCGGCCGATTCCTGATCGACCCGCCGGCGACGGGGGCGCAGGTCGCCAACCGGCTGGGCACCGCCGAACTGAAGGACGTGTCGCTGCCCGAATACGCCGCGGACCAGGAGGTGATGTGGCAGACGGCGGATGGGGCGGTGCGATCCTCGCCCGACAATCTGTGGGCCGACGGCCCGCGCCGCGCCTTTACGCTGGCGCTGGCGCGGTCGATCTCGGACCAGTCGGGCGCCACCGTCATCGGAGAGCCGTGGCCCCTGGCCGAGCCGCCGCAGCGCGTGCTGGAGGTGCGGGTGGAAAAGGCGCTGGCGCAGGCGAACGGGGTCTATCGCCTCAGCGGGCGCTATTTCGTGGCCGACGCCGCCGGCGGCGCGGCCAACCACGCCCGCAGCTTCGACATCTCGGTGCCGCTGGCCAGCGACGATCCTTCGGCGATTGCGGCGGCCCTGTCGCAGGCCATCGCGCAGCTTGCGCGCCAGATCGCCACCCTGTCGGGGCCGGGGCGCACCATCGCCACGCGCGCCGCCACCGCCGATCCCTTCGCGCTGGACCCGCTGTTCTAG
- a CDS encoding MlaD family protein has product MTDTPPPLKPASPVRKTAVRAAQAGVNVIWLVPIIALIVTLAVAWNAYADRGALIEVEFADATGVQPGETTLRFREITVGQVEAVHFTPDLSRVVVEIRVDKDVAEYIDVEAQFWIVRPQVTAQGVTRLDTVLTGSFIEGYWDAEVSTPESHFIGLSRPPLIREDAEGTWITLSMDSADGLSEGAPVLHRGVAVGRMENLRLSPEDGIVVADAFIEAPHDRRLTTSTVFWDTSGFSLSLGPRGLSFNVNSLSSLLQGGVAFDTLVSGGQRVESGHVFILQPDEDSARNNLFVADQQGQLRLTVLVDNSVRGLEKGASVHFQGLAVGEVTELAVHVDEEDDDSSPDVLQQVTITISPSRLGLAPDATPGEALEFLRDAVRSGLRARVASAGFFGSSLMIEMVNVPDAPEARIDMDAQPYPIIPAVEGDISDFTQTAQGFLTRIGNLPIEEVLKSATDMMNSVTALAASDETRAIPESLRSTIDEARTALADVRGIVQEFRASGAADNAGAALESASSVAAKLNEAADRLPAILESLQTAATSVQDVNFASIGAQLDATLQDVRDVIGTPEAEALPQRITALVETLDSAAAQVETLAGDIQQSGAGENLGRMIDEATAAFRSVQEAAVDVPEMVDQIDAAAASVNEVDFAQISAQAEGILADLRAMLGSEDAEQLPRNLSSTLEAASGLLNDLRDGNAAGSLNQALASASVAADEVAKSVQQLPQLVQRLQNTAARADSVFAAYGDRSAFNTEAISMLRELRRATESFGSLVRMIERNPRAFILGR; this is encoded by the coding sequence ATGACCGACACGCCACCGCCGCTGAAGCCGGCAAGCCCCGTCCGCAAGACCGCCGTGCGCGCGGCACAGGCGGGGGTCAACGTCATCTGGCTGGTGCCGATCATCGCGCTGATCGTGACGCTGGCGGTTGCCTGGAACGCCTATGCCGACCGCGGCGCGCTGATCGAGGTCGAATTCGCCGACGCCACCGGCGTGCAGCCGGGCGAGACGACGCTGCGCTTTCGCGAAATCACCGTCGGGCAGGTCGAGGCGGTCCATTTCACGCCGGACCTGTCGCGTGTCGTGGTCGAGATCCGCGTGGACAAGGACGTGGCCGAATATATCGACGTCGAGGCGCAGTTCTGGATCGTGCGCCCGCAGGTGACCGCGCAGGGCGTGACCCGGCTGGACACGGTGCTGACCGGCTCGTTCATCGAAGGCTATTGGGACGCCGAGGTCAGCACGCCCGAATCGCATTTCATCGGGCTCAGCCGCCCGCCGCTGATCCGCGAGGATGCCGAGGGCACCTGGATCACCCTGTCGATGGACAGCGCCGACGGTCTCAGCGAAGGGGCGCCGGTGCTGCATCGCGGGGTGGCGGTGGGCCGGATGGAAAATCTGCGCCTGTCGCCCGAGGACGGCATCGTCGTCGCGGACGCGTTCATCGAGGCGCCGCATGACCGGCGGCTGACGACCTCGACCGTGTTCTGGGACACGTCGGGATTTTCGCTGTCGCTTGGGCCGCGCGGGCTGTCGTTCAACGTCAATTCGCTGTCGTCGCTGTTGCAGGGGGGCGTCGCCTTCGACACGCTGGTCAGCGGCGGGCAGCGCGTGGAAAGCGGTCATGTCTTCATCCTGCAACCCGACGAGGACAGCGCCCGCAACAACCTGTTCGTGGCCGACCAGCAGGGTCAGTTGCGGCTGACCGTCCTGGTGGACAATTCGGTGCGCGGGCTTGAAAAGGGCGCCTCGGTCCATTTCCAGGGGCTGGCCGTGGGCGAGGTGACCGAACTGGCCGTCCATGTCGATGAGGAAGACGACGATTCCAGCCCCGATGTGCTGCAACAGGTCACGATCACGATCTCGCCCAGCCGGCTCGGTCTGGCGCCCGATGCGACGCCGGGCGAGGCGCTGGAGTTTCTGCGCGACGCCGTCCGGTCCGGCCTTCGCGCGCGCGTCGCCAGCGCCGGGTTCTTCGGCAGTTCGCTGATGATCGAGATGGTGAACGTCCCCGACGCGCCCGAGGCACGGATCGACATGGATGCCCAACCCTATCCGATCATTCCCGCGGTCGAGGGTGACATTTCCGACTTTACCCAGACCGCGCAGGGTTTCCTGACCCGGATCGGCAACCTGCCGATCGAGGAGGTGCTGAAATCCGCGACCGACATGATGAACAGCGTGACCGCGCTGGCGGCGTCCGACGAGACGCGGGCGATCCCGGAAAGCCTGCGCAGCACCATCGACGAGGCGCGGACCGCGCTTGCCGATGTGCGCGGGATCGTGCAGGAATTTCGCGCCAGCGGTGCGGCGGACAATGCCGGCGCCGCGCTGGAATCGGCCAGCAGCGTCGCGGCCAAGCTGAACGAGGCGGCCGACCGGCTGCCCGCGATCCTCGAGTCGCTGCAAACGGCCGCGACATCGGTGCAGGACGTGAATTTCGCCTCTATCGGCGCGCAGCTTGACGCGACGTTGCAGGATGTGCGCGACGTGATCGGCACCCCCGAGGCCGAGGCGCTGCCGCAGCGGATCACCGCCCTTGTCGAGACGCTGGACAGCGCCGCGGCGCAGGTCGAGACGCTGGCGGGCGATATCCAGCAATCGGGCGCGGGCGAGAATCTGGGCCGCATGATCGACGAGGCGACAGCCGCCTTCCGTTCCGTCCAGGAGGCGGCGGTCGATGTCCCCGAGATGGTGGACCAGATCGACGCGGCGGCAGCCAGCGTCAACGAGGTCGATTTCGCCCAGATCAGCGCGCAGGCCGAAGGCATACTGGCCGATCTGCGCGCGATGCTGGGCAGCGAGGATGCCGAACAGCTGCCGCGCAACCTGTCGTCGACGCTGGAGGCCGCGTCGGGCCTGCTGAACGATCTGCGCGACGGCAACGCCGCGGGCAGTCTGAACCAGGCGCTGGCCTCGGCCAGCGTCGCCGCCGACGAGGTCGCCAAATCGGTCCAGCAATTGCCGCAGCTGGTCCAGCGGCTGCAAAACACCGCCGCGCGGGCGGATTCGGTCTTTGCGGCCTATGGCGACCGGTCTGCCTTCAACACCGAGGCAATCAGCATGTTGCGCGAACTGCGCCGTGCGACCGAAAGTTTCGGGTCGCTGGTGCGGATGATCGAACGCAACCCGCGCGCCTTCATTCTGGGACGGTAA
- a CDS encoding paraquat-inducible protein A: MSAPAASAPVMTAHRAGLIGCRSCGRVWPQSETVCARCGARLTPPDRRCLQAVWAWMIAGIVMYIPANLFPMMSTRTFAGLQGNSEATIFEGVMQLIHYGNYDIAAIVFVASIVVPVAKFIAISWLALVAGRPATVEQAHTRLKIFEVVEFIGRWSMIDVFVVAILSALVQLGFVASIHPGPAAVSFALSVAFTMLSAQSFDPRLIWRGLPLRSRDTD; the protein is encoded by the coding sequence ATGAGCGCGCCTGCCGCCAGCGCCCCGGTGATGACCGCGCATCGCGCCGGGCTGATCGGCTGTCGCAGTTGCGGCCGGGTCTGGCCCCAGTCCGAGACGGTCTGCGCCCGCTGCGGCGCGCGGCTGACCCCGCCCGACCGGCGCTGCCTGCAGGCGGTGTGGGCGTGGATGATCGCCGGCATCGTCATGTATATCCCCGCCAATCTGTTCCCGATGATGAGCACGCGCACCTTCGCCGGGCTTCAGGGCAATTCCGAAGCGACCATCTTCGAAGGCGTGATGCAGTTGATCCATTACGGCAATTACGACATCGCCGCGATCGTGTTCGTCGCCTCGATCGTGGTGCCGGTCGCGAAATTCATCGCGATCAGCTGGCTGGCGCTGGTCGCGGGCAGGCCGGCCACGGTCGAGCAGGCCCATACCCGGCTGAAGATCTTCGAGGTGGTCGAATTCATCGGCCGCTGGTCGATGATCGACGTGTTCGTGGTCGCGATCCTGTCGGCGCTGGTGCAGCTTGGCTTCGTCGCCTCGATCCATCCCGGTCCGGCGGCGGTTTCCTTTGCCCTGTCGGTTGCCTTCACCATGCTTTCCGCGCAAAGCTTCGACCCAAGGCTGATCTGGCGCGGGCTGCCCTTGCGCAGCCGCGACACGGACTGA
- a CDS encoding paraquat-inducible protein A gives MTMRAPYDLDCGKGLMACPRCDALHVEEELSSGETARCVRCGTVLARPRSGAFSQLIALSFTSMVLLMGAVFFPFLEISRLGFGNATSLFGVALAFADGILLPLVLAVLIMIVGLPVTRAFLLVYTLVPLAQGRAPYRHAATAFRWSENLRPWSMAEIFVIGTSVALIKVGGLATVHLGPAFWAFCALIVVNVASRGFMSQTTIWDAIEDAGLHTDGREMVETPRT, from the coding sequence ATGACCATGCGCGCCCCCTATGATCTGGATTGCGGAAAGGGGCTGATGGCCTGTCCCCGCTGCGACGCCCTGCATGTCGAGGAAGAACTGTCCAGCGGCGAAACCGCCCGTTGCGTGCGCTGCGGCACCGTGCTGGCCCGCCCGCGCAGCGGCGCGTTCAGCCAGTTGATCGCGCTGTCCTTCACCTCGATGGTGCTGCTGATGGGGGCGGTGTTCTTTCCGTTCCTTGAAATCTCTCGTCTGGGCTTCGGCAACGCGACATCGTTGTTCGGCGTGGCGCTGGCCTTTGCCGACGGCATCCTGCTGCCCCTGGTGCTGGCGGTGCTGATCATGATCGTCGGCCTGCCGGTGACGCGCGCGTTCCTGCTGGTCTATACGCTGGTGCCGCTGGCGCAGGGGCGGGCCCCCTATCGCCATGCGGCGACCGCCTTTCGCTGGTCCGAAAACCTGCGGCCCTGGTCGATGGCCGAGATTTTCGTGATCGGCACCTCGGTCGCGCTGATCAAGGTCGGCGGGCTGGCCACGGTGCATCTTGGCCCGGCCTTCTGGGCGTTCTGCGCGCTGATCGTCGTTAACGTCGCCTCGCGCGGCTTCATGTCGCAGACGACGATCTGGGACGCGATCGAGGATGCCGGCCTGCACACCGACGGTCGCGAGATGGTCGAGACCCCGCGGACATGA